One Legionella hackeliae DNA segment encodes these proteins:
- the lspE gene encoding GspE family T2SS ATPase variant LspE, translating into MENQEKLRRLPYTFAKSQGVIAGTQENGTTIIYHLANPSLTVLAEVKRLLQCDIKLAEVNESEFQQHLAHIYQSQSSVLDAAEVMEEDMDLSLLADQLPVSEDLLDNQDDAPIIRLLNALFTQAIKQKASDIHIETYENRVLVRNRIDGVLNEVLEIQRAIAPLVISRVKVMAKLDIAEKRIPQDGRIALRIGGHNIDVRVSTLPSNHGERIVLRILDKQAAQLDLSLLGMPKSTLNAMRTMIAEPHGIILVTGPTGSGKTTSLYAMLTELNEVSRNILTIEDPIEYDLPGVGQTQVNTKVQMTFAKGLRAILRQDPDVVMIGEIRDLETAEIAVQASLTGHLVLSTLHTNSALGAITRLHDMGVESFLLASSIVGLIAQRLVRKLCPHCKITHHLREDEQELMRIPADTDISKVCEPKGCEQCNHTGYRGRTGIYELISIDETLRGMIHRNENLQIIDNYLRPNVPTIRDDGFKRVLAGDTSLAEILRVTSQH; encoded by the coding sequence ATGGAAAATCAGGAAAAACTAAGACGCCTTCCCTACACTTTCGCAAAATCCCAAGGGGTTATTGCTGGAACACAAGAAAATGGTACTACCATTATTTATCATCTAGCCAATCCCTCCTTGACTGTTTTAGCCGAGGTTAAGCGTTTGCTTCAATGCGACATTAAACTTGCTGAAGTCAATGAATCTGAATTTCAACAACATCTAGCGCATATCTATCAATCACAATCTTCTGTGTTAGATGCCGCAGAAGTGATGGAAGAGGATATGGATTTGTCATTGCTTGCTGATCAATTGCCAGTCAGTGAAGATTTGCTGGACAATCAGGATGACGCCCCTATTATTCGTTTACTGAATGCCTTATTCACGCAAGCAATTAAACAAAAGGCCTCAGATATTCATATTGAAACTTATGAAAACCGCGTGTTAGTTCGCAATCGAATTGATGGTGTTTTAAATGAGGTTTTAGAAATTCAACGTGCTATAGCGCCCTTAGTAATTTCCCGCGTCAAAGTGATGGCAAAGTTGGATATTGCGGAAAAGCGTATTCCTCAGGACGGGCGAATTGCTTTGCGAATAGGTGGTCATAATATTGACGTGCGCGTATCCACGCTACCATCTAATCATGGCGAACGCATTGTATTGCGTATTTTAGACAAGCAAGCAGCTCAGTTAGATTTGAGTCTTTTAGGGATGCCCAAATCTACACTCAATGCAATGCGAACAATGATTGCTGAACCCCATGGTATTATTTTGGTAACAGGCCCCACTGGTTCTGGTAAAACCACCTCGCTTTATGCCATGTTGACTGAGCTTAATGAAGTTAGTCGCAACATCCTCACAATTGAAGATCCAATTGAATACGACTTACCTGGCGTTGGCCAAACCCAAGTTAATACTAAAGTTCAAATGACTTTCGCCAAAGGACTTAGGGCCATTTTGCGGCAAGATCCAGATGTAGTAATGATTGGGGAAATTCGGGATTTGGAAACAGCAGAAATTGCCGTACAAGCCAGCTTAACGGGACATTTAGTACTTTCTACTTTACATACGAATAGTGCTCTTGGTGCTATAACGCGTTTACATGATATGGGCGTAGAATCCTTTCTGTTAGCATCTAGTATTGTGGGATTAATTGCGCAACGACTTGTACGCAAATTATGTCCTCATTGTAAAATTACGCATCATTTGCGAGAAGACGAACAAGAGCTCATGCGAATTCCTGCAGATACCGATATTTCGAAAGTTTGTGAACCAAAAGGATGTGAACAATGCAACCATACTGGCTATCGAGGCCGTACTGGAATTTATGAATTAATTTCTATAGATGAAACATTGCGCGGCATGATTCATCGTAATGAAAATTTGCAAATTATCGATAATTACCTGCGACCCAATGTGCCTACCATACGGGATGATGGTTTTAAACGTGTCTTAGCAGGAGATACTTCTTTGGCAGAAATTTTGCGGGTAACCAGTCAACACTAG
- the trpB gene encoding tryptophan synthase subunit beta produces MNKVKLPDSHGHFGQYGGMFVADTLMHALQQLQEAYQKYSQDPEFLAELTAELRDYVGRPSPLYHAKHLSAKIGGAQIYLKREDLNHTGAHKINNTVGQGLLAKRMGKTRIIAETGAGQHGVASATIAAKLDMECVVYMGAEDIKRQAINVYRMKLLGAKVVPVTAGSKTLKDALNEAMRDWVSNIDNTFYIIGTVAGPHPYPQMVRDFQAIIGQEAREQMLKATAQLPDALVACVGGGSNAIGLFHAFLTDKTVAIYGVEAGGKGIETGEHAASLIAGKPGVLHGNRTYLLCDEQGQIKDTHSVSAGLDYPGVGPEHAYLKDTGRVEYVAINDDEALNAFRMLTQIEGIIPALESSHAVAYAMKLAKKMLPSQRIIVNLSGRGDKDIHTVAQIDGLSL; encoded by the coding sequence ATGAATAAAGTTAAACTCCCGGATAGTCATGGCCATTTTGGCCAGTATGGCGGCATGTTTGTAGCCGATACCTTAATGCATGCGTTACAACAATTACAGGAAGCCTATCAGAAGTATTCTCAAGACCCTGAGTTTTTAGCAGAGTTAACTGCTGAGTTACGTGACTATGTAGGGCGTCCATCACCTCTTTATCACGCTAAACATTTGAGTGCGAAGATTGGCGGAGCTCAGATTTATTTAAAACGAGAAGATTTAAATCATACCGGGGCTCATAAAATTAATAATACCGTTGGCCAGGGTTTGCTTGCTAAGCGAATGGGAAAAACACGAATTATTGCTGAGACAGGAGCAGGTCAACACGGTGTTGCCTCGGCGACGATAGCTGCCAAACTCGATATGGAGTGCGTGGTCTACATGGGGGCTGAAGATATAAAAAGACAAGCCATAAATGTTTATCGCATGAAATTATTAGGTGCTAAAGTTGTTCCGGTAACTGCAGGTTCTAAAACACTAAAAGATGCTTTAAATGAAGCAATGCGAGACTGGGTTAGTAACATAGACAATACTTTCTATATCATTGGTACAGTTGCAGGTCCTCATCCTTATCCGCAAATGGTGAGAGATTTTCAGGCAATTATTGGTCAGGAAGCGCGTGAACAAATGCTTAAAGCCACTGCTCAATTACCCGATGCATTGGTTGCTTGTGTAGGGGGAGGATCTAATGCGATTGGGTTATTCCATGCTTTTTTAACTGACAAAACTGTAGCAATTTATGGAGTAGAAGCCGGCGGAAAGGGCATTGAAACAGGTGAACATGCAGCTTCTTTAATTGCTGGAAAGCCAGGTGTGTTGCATGGAAATCGCACTTATTTACTCTGTGATGAGCAAGGACAAATCAAGGATACGCATTCAGTGTCTGCAGGTCTTGATTATCCTGGGGTAGGGCCTGAACATGCTTATCTAAAAGACACTGGACGTGTTGAGTATGTGGCGATTAATGATGATGAAGCACTTAATGCATTTCGCATGTTAACTCAGATAGAAGGTATAATTCCTGCATTAGAGTCAAGTCATGCTGTTGCCTATGCCATGAAACTTGCCAAAAAAATGTTGCCTTCACAAAGAATTATCGTCAATTTATCGGGACGTGGAGATAAAGATATCCACACAGTAGCACAAATTGATGGGTTATCTTTGTAA
- a CDS encoding glutamine--tRNA ligase/YqeY domain fusion protein — MTDVSEKRTHFIRQLITEELASGKHQEVITRFPPEPNGYLHIGHAKSICLNFGLAEEFKGKCNLRFDDTNPIKEEQEFVDAIIDDVKWLGFDWNALTHSSDYYQELYDYAVYLIKHGKAYVDSLSIEEIRAHRGTLLEPGRESPYRNRSIEENLQLFEQMKAGKFADGEHVLRAKIDMQSGNVNMRDPVLYRIRHASHQRTGDQWCIYPMYDYAHPISDALEKVTHSLCTLEFQDHRPLYDWFIDNLPVPAKPVQTEFARLNLSHTVTSKRKLRDLVEKNIVSGWDDPRLPTLRGMRKRGYPSAAIKQFCEIIGISRSDSVIDMSILEECVRNELNKTAKRALCVLEPLKVVIENYPTEHIEHLEGKFNPQDPESPTRILPFSREIYIERSDFMENPPKDYFRLAPGAEVRLRHAYVIRCTEVMRNADGEVTELRCTYDENTLGKNPTDRKVKGVIHWVSCKEAHPVTIMQYDRLFTDSNPAREEDFLQFLNKDSLEIKQALCEPSLATQRLNEVFQFERLGYYCVNQVEKEKVTSFHRVVGLKDTWGKIS, encoded by the coding sequence ATGACAGACGTTAGTGAAAAAAGAACCCATTTCATCAGACAATTAATCACTGAAGAATTAGCAAGCGGTAAACATCAAGAGGTTATTACCCGTTTTCCCCCAGAACCCAATGGTTATTTGCACATCGGACATGCTAAATCAATCTGTCTTAATTTTGGCTTGGCAGAAGAATTTAAGGGTAAATGTAATCTGCGTTTTGATGATACGAACCCTATCAAAGAAGAGCAGGAATTCGTTGATGCTATTATTGATGATGTTAAATGGCTTGGTTTTGACTGGAATGCGTTGACGCATTCGTCTGATTATTATCAAGAGCTTTATGATTATGCTGTTTATTTAATTAAGCATGGCAAAGCTTATGTCGATAGTTTAAGCATAGAAGAGATTCGTGCGCATCGGGGAACACTTCTAGAGCCTGGTCGCGAAAGTCCTTATCGCAATCGCTCAATCGAAGAAAATTTGCAACTATTTGAGCAAATGAAAGCAGGAAAATTTGCCGATGGAGAACATGTTCTTCGCGCAAAAATTGATATGCAGTCAGGTAATGTGAATATGCGAGACCCAGTTCTTTATCGTATTCGACATGCCTCACATCAACGTACAGGTGATCAGTGGTGCATTTATCCCATGTACGATTATGCACATCCTATCTCTGACGCCTTAGAAAAAGTAACACACTCTTTATGTACTTTGGAGTTCCAGGATCACCGTCCTTTGTATGATTGGTTTATTGATAACTTGCCAGTGCCTGCAAAACCTGTACAAACTGAATTTGCTCGTCTGAATTTGTCACATACGGTGACTTCAAAACGAAAATTAAGAGATTTGGTTGAGAAAAACATTGTTTCTGGTTGGGATGATCCCAGACTACCTACCTTACGTGGTATGCGTAAACGCGGTTACCCATCAGCGGCAATTAAGCAGTTTTGTGAAATCATAGGAATTTCTCGCAGTGATTCTGTTATTGATATGTCAATTCTTGAAGAATGCGTACGTAATGAATTAAATAAGACAGCAAAACGAGCACTTTGTGTACTTGAACCATTAAAAGTTGTCATTGAAAACTATCCGACGGAACACATTGAACACTTAGAGGGTAAATTTAATCCTCAGGATCCAGAATCGCCCACGCGTATTTTACCATTTAGTCGTGAAATTTATATTGAACGCAGTGATTTTATGGAAAATCCACCGAAAGATTATTTTCGGTTGGCACCAGGAGCTGAAGTTCGTCTAAGACATGCTTATGTGATTCGTTGCACAGAGGTGATGCGTAATGCAGACGGTGAAGTTACTGAATTGCGTTGTACCTATGATGAAAATACTTTAGGAAAAAATCCTACGGATAGAAAGGTAAAAGGAGTTATTCACTGGGTTTCATGTAAAGAAGCACACCCTGTAACAATCATGCAATATGATCGCTTGTTTACTGATTCTAATCCTGCACGTGAAGAGGATTTTTTACAATTTTTAAACAAAGACTCTTTAGAAATAAAACAAGCCCTCTGTGAACCCTCTTTGGCAACGCAGCGACTCAATGAAGTCTTTCAATTTGAGCGCTTAGGTTACTATTGTGTGAATCAGGTTGAAAAAGAAAAAGTGACCAGTTTTCATCGTGTGGTAGGTCTTAAAGATACCTGGGGAAAAATAAGTTAA
- the lspD gene encoding GspD family T2SS secretin variant LspD gives MRKIAVATLILFCLTVTCATEVNIKSITIDGQPAYMLHVGGFAHQNNALQLKFKLSSTIKQPIAIEQTTNQNNYAVQIGPIHDYALALELQKKLNDETRYKPVPPLGNNFAAATKPSVVATPVTVVSDSNDDDKESNTPAKKLWNLRNADIRAVIAEVSRVTGKNFIIDPRVQGKISIVSSTAISDKELYQVFLSMLQISGYAAIPSGDVIKIIPNIDAKTQSPYGLSQLRNPPQGDEMMVAVVPVHYVPSEQLVPVLRPLMPQWSSVSAYAPSNMLILSGRASNIKQMVRIIRQVDSSSSNGIDMIPLRHALAMDVANTLKDLVKTQPGLGSHVQTMIAADDRSNAILLSGSKTERIRLRLLIAKLDRQSAYGTDSNTQVVYLNYLRAEDLVPILAGIAQANFSGNVGTTIGTITRPELDSTNPASNLVSNSSSGNQSPAQTTPPAITNPAATPNTTGAATQTEGTTKPTVQIIAEPNTNSIILNAPVSLIRTLKSVIRQLDIKPAQLLIEALVAEIDENDLNSLGIEWGSDQQTGKPSDFRPGFAIINSQTRIDDFQAQIYALARDRKANILSTPSVVVLDNRQAKILVGRQLSVASTSYPNNAGGTTTASPFTTFDRVNVALHLYVRPQITRGNGIQLQIDQGNDTIDPSSTLNTDNPIFKISSIVTSVHVESGDIVVLGGLTQDSVGNDDNRIPIIGDLPGVGRLFQHNIQSREKRVLMVFIKPCILRSRSDALYVTNGKYTDVRQEQLEFLREQPYNPENDDVLLPSMNQSALPRPFSQSTQQTVILRKQPQQRIIMTK, from the coding sequence ATGCGAAAAATTGCGGTTGCTACACTGATTTTATTTTGTTTAACAGTCACTTGCGCTACAGAAGTCAATATCAAGTCGATTACTATTGATGGTCAACCGGCTTATATGCTTCATGTGGGAGGCTTCGCACATCAAAATAACGCACTGCAACTTAAATTCAAATTATCCTCTACGATTAAACAACCGATAGCTATAGAACAAACCACCAACCAAAATAATTATGCTGTGCAAATTGGTCCCATACATGATTATGCATTAGCTTTGGAATTACAAAAAAAATTAAACGACGAAACACGCTACAAACCTGTTCCACCCTTAGGAAATAATTTTGCTGCTGCTACCAAGCCATCCGTTGTAGCTACACCTGTTACTGTGGTTAGTGATAGTAATGACGACGACAAAGAGTCAAATACTCCCGCTAAAAAACTCTGGAACTTGCGAAATGCAGACATTCGCGCCGTTATTGCAGAAGTATCGAGAGTAACGGGGAAGAACTTTATTATTGACCCTCGTGTTCAAGGCAAAATATCTATCGTTTCAAGCACAGCAATTTCTGACAAAGAACTCTATCAAGTATTTTTGTCCATGTTACAAATTTCAGGGTATGCAGCCATTCCCAGCGGTGATGTCATTAAAATTATTCCTAATATTGACGCTAAAACACAATCACCGTATGGATTGAGTCAATTAAGAAATCCACCCCAGGGCGATGAAATGATGGTAGCTGTTGTACCTGTTCATTACGTCCCCTCTGAACAACTGGTCCCTGTTTTACGACCTTTGATGCCCCAATGGAGTAGTGTTTCTGCTTATGCACCCTCAAATATGCTTATTTTATCTGGTCGTGCCAGTAATATTAAACAAATGGTTAGAATTATTAGACAAGTTGATAGCTCCTCATCCAATGGCATTGATATGATTCCTCTAAGACATGCTCTGGCAATGGATGTCGCCAATACTTTAAAAGATCTGGTAAAAACACAGCCTGGACTGGGTAGTCATGTGCAGACAATGATTGCAGCAGATGACCGCAGTAATGCCATCTTATTGAGCGGAAGCAAAACAGAAAGAATTCGCTTGCGATTATTAATTGCCAAATTAGATCGCCAAAGTGCTTATGGCACCGATAGCAACACTCAAGTTGTTTATCTAAATTATTTACGGGCTGAAGATTTAGTTCCTATCTTGGCTGGTATTGCCCAAGCCAATTTTAGTGGTAATGTGGGTACTACCATAGGCACAATAACTCGTCCTGAGTTGGATAGTACAAATCCTGCATCTAATCTTGTCAGCAATTCATCCAGTGGGAATCAAAGTCCAGCACAAACCACACCACCTGCAATTACAAATCCTGCAGCCACGCCAAATACTACTGGAGCTGCGACGCAAACTGAAGGAACTACCAAACCTACGGTACAAATTATTGCAGAACCTAACACTAACTCAATTATCCTAAATGCGCCGGTTAGTTTAATCCGCACATTAAAATCAGTAATTCGCCAACTGGATATTAAACCTGCTCAGTTATTGATTGAGGCTTTAGTCGCAGAGATCGACGAGAATGATCTAAATAGCCTCGGCATTGAATGGGGAAGCGATCAACAAACTGGAAAACCAAGTGATTTTCGTCCTGGGTTTGCCATTATCAATTCGCAAACTAGAATTGATGATTTCCAGGCACAAATTTATGCCCTGGCACGAGATCGTAAAGCCAATATTTTATCCACACCTTCTGTCGTAGTCCTGGATAATAGACAAGCTAAAATTCTTGTCGGTAGACAGTTATCAGTGGCATCAACTAGCTATCCTAATAATGCTGGTGGTACAACAACTGCAAGTCCGTTTACTACGTTTGATCGTGTCAATGTTGCGCTGCACTTGTATGTAAGACCCCAAATTACTCGTGGTAACGGCATTCAACTGCAGATTGATCAAGGAAATGACACGATTGATCCATCCAGTACGCTGAATACTGATAATCCAATTTTTAAAATTTCAAGCATTGTAACATCCGTTCACGTAGAAAGCGGTGATATTGTTGTACTAGGTGGTTTAACCCAAGACAGTGTTGGTAATGATGATAACCGCATTCCCATCATCGGTGATTTGCCAGGAGTCGGACGTCTATTCCAACATAATATTCAAAGCCGCGAAAAGCGTGTTTTAATGGTATTCATAAAACCCTGTATACTAAGAAGTCGGAGTGACGCTTTATATGTTACTAATGGCAAATATACAGATGTTCGCCAAGAGCAATTGGAATTTTTACGAGAGCAGCCTTATAACCCTGAAAATGATGATGTATTGCTGCCATCAATGAATCAATCAGCATTGCCAAGACCGTTTAGTCAATCTACGCAGCAAACTGTTATACTTAGAAAACAACCCCAACAACGCATCATAATGACTAAATAA
- a CDS encoding phosphoribosylanthranilate isomerase → MKMCGMTREQDIAYAAALGVDAIGLIFYPKSPRCVSVKQAKELVQNLPAFLNIVAVVVNPSVASVNEIIKELPIDYLQFHGEESAEFCTQFKKPYIKAVQAISKDFITSMCIEHSQAAAILLDTPSSVHGGTGKVFDWSIIPDDIKTPLILAGGLNAENVVNATKKHLLYAVDVCSGIESSPGIKDYDKMNQFVSALWGSKYE, encoded by the coding sequence ATGAAAATGTGTGGTATGACTCGAGAGCAGGATATTGCGTACGCGGCTGCTTTGGGGGTTGATGCCATTGGTCTTATTTTCTATCCAAAAAGTCCCCGCTGTGTTTCTGTAAAGCAGGCGAAAGAGCTCGTACAAAATCTACCTGCTTTCCTGAATATAGTTGCAGTAGTCGTCAATCCTTCTGTTGCATCGGTTAATGAAATTATTAAAGAACTACCGATTGACTATTTGCAGTTTCATGGTGAAGAATCCGCCGAATTTTGTACGCAGTTTAAGAAGCCCTACATCAAAGCAGTACAAGCTATTTCAAAAGATTTTATCACTTCGATGTGTATAGAACATTCTCAGGCCGCCGCTATTTTACTGGATACACCGTCAAGTGTTCATGGTGGGACAGGCAAAGTGTTTGATTGGAGTATTATTCCTGATGATATAAAGACACCGCTAATTTTGGCAGGTGGCTTAAATGCAGAGAATGTTGTGAATGCAACTAAAAAGCATTTATTGTATGCAGTTGATGTCTGTAGTGGTATTGAATCCTCTCCTGGTATCAAGGATTATGACAAAATGAATCAATTCGTTAGCGCATTATGGGGTAGTAAATATGAATAA
- the trpA gene encoding tryptophan synthase subunit alpha, whose amino-acid sequence MNRIDKTLVQLRASGKKVLSPYITAGDPKPEMTVSLMHELVAAGANILEIGIPFSDPMAEGPVIQAAMERALEYRISCDDVFSLIETFRKTDQHTPIVLMGYVNPIEQYGYERFAKRAKAVGVDGTILVDLPPEESESIVSIWDSNNLYSIYLCSPTTSDERMKLINNYGKGYLYYVSLKGVTGSDDFDLQQVRERYQQRKSQTDLPLMVGFGIKTPAMAARVAEFADGVIVGAALINKIYEAYVAGLSASAAGASLIRDMRQMIDKVE is encoded by the coding sequence ATGAATCGAATTGATAAGACATTGGTACAATTGCGAGCTAGTGGTAAAAAAGTACTGAGCCCATACATTACTGCCGGCGATCCTAAACCGGAGATGACCGTTTCTTTAATGCATGAACTGGTTGCTGCTGGTGCTAATATTTTAGAAATTGGCATTCCCTTTTCTGATCCAATGGCCGAGGGTCCAGTTATTCAGGCAGCAATGGAACGAGCCTTGGAATATCGAATCAGTTGTGATGATGTGTTTTCGCTTATTGAAACCTTTCGCAAGACAGATCAGCATACTCCCATCGTATTAATGGGTTATGTAAACCCGATTGAACAATATGGCTACGAACGCTTCGCCAAAAGAGCAAAGGCAGTCGGGGTCGATGGAACAATCCTGGTGGATTTACCGCCTGAAGAAAGTGAGTCGATTGTTTCTATATGGGACTCAAATAATCTATACAGTATTTATTTATGTTCTCCGACTACTTCGGACGAACGCATGAAATTAATCAATAATTACGGTAAGGGCTATCTTTATTATGTGTCATTGAAGGGAGTGACAGGATCTGATGATTTTGACTTACAACAAGTAAGAGAACGATATCAACAGCGAAAATCGCAAACTGATTTACCTCTTATGGTAGGATTTGGTATTAAAACACCCGCAATGGCGGCAAGAGTTGCAGAGTTTGCTGATGGTGTTATTGTTGGAGCAGCACTAATTAATAAAATTTATGAAGCTTATGTTGCAGGTCTCTCCGCGTCTGCTGCGGGTGCCTCTTTAATCCGCGATATGCGGCAAATGATAGATAAAGTTGAGTGA
- the cysS gene encoding cysteine--tRNA ligase, whose product MLHLYNSLTRTKEPFKPLNPGKIGMYVCGITVYDRCHLGHARSMVCFDVIVRYLRSLDYEVTYVRNITDIDDKIIARANERGISIDELTSQYIQAMHDDTRALNILSPDIEPRATVHIESIIKLIKRLIDNGHAYVSENGDVCYQVESFKDYGKLSHKDLEGLMAGARVEVVKEKRSPLDFVLWKKAKAGEPSWSSPWGKGRPGWHIECSAMAMHELGEHFDIHGGGSDLQFPHHENEIAQSEAASGKTFANYWLHVGMLQVDNEKMAKSVGNFFTIQDVLQKYHPEVIRYFLLSSHYRSTLNYSEENLLNAGKALMRLYQSIKDVSDVNLEIDELWLKQFNQAMDDDFNTPVALSVLFQLSHEVNKTNSAKLASTLKHLASLLGLLQNSPDAFLQAGLSELEKNTIDQLIQERLEARAARNWSRADEIRISLANQGIELEDGPNGTTWRKKAE is encoded by the coding sequence ATGTTACATCTTTATAATTCATTAACACGAACCAAAGAACCATTTAAGCCACTAAATCCAGGCAAAATTGGTATGTATGTATGTGGAATAACAGTCTATGATCGTTGTCATCTTGGACACGCTCGTTCCATGGTTTGTTTTGATGTCATCGTCCGTTACTTGCGTTCTCTGGATTATGAAGTCACTTATGTCCGAAATATTACAGATATTGATGATAAGATTATCGCCCGAGCGAATGAGCGTGGAATTTCTATTGATGAATTAACCTCGCAATACATCCAGGCTATGCACGATGATACGAGGGCTTTAAATATTTTATCCCCAGATATTGAGCCTAGAGCAACAGTCCATATTGAATCGATTATAAAGCTAATAAAACGGCTTATTGATAACGGTCATGCTTATGTCAGTGAAAATGGTGATGTGTGTTATCAAGTAGAAAGTTTTAAAGACTACGGTAAATTATCGCATAAAGATTTGGAAGGATTAATGGCGGGTGCTCGAGTGGAGGTGGTCAAAGAAAAACGCTCACCTTTGGATTTTGTGCTATGGAAAAAAGCCAAAGCAGGAGAGCCCAGTTGGTCTTCGCCTTGGGGTAAAGGACGCCCAGGATGGCATATTGAATGTTCCGCTATGGCAATGCATGAATTAGGTGAACATTTTGATATTCATGGTGGTGGTTCCGATCTGCAATTCCCTCATCATGAGAATGAGATTGCTCAAAGTGAAGCAGCCAGTGGAAAGACTTTTGCCAATTATTGGCTTCATGTCGGCATGTTACAGGTCGATAATGAGAAAATGGCAAAATCGGTAGGTAATTTTTTTACTATCCAGGATGTACTGCAGAAATATCATCCAGAAGTGATTCGTTATTTCTTATTGAGTAGTCATTATCGTAGTACTCTTAACTACTCAGAAGAAAATTTATTAAATGCTGGTAAAGCACTAATGAGATTGTATCAGTCTATAAAAGATGTTTCTGATGTGAATTTGGAAATTGATGAGCTTTGGCTCAAACAATTTAATCAGGCAATGGATGATGATTTTAATACACCAGTCGCTTTATCAGTCTTGTTTCAATTAAGCCATGAAGTTAATAAAACAAATTCTGCTAAGCTGGCCAGTACATTAAAACATTTGGCATCGCTTCTTGGGTTGTTACAAAATTCTCCTGATGCATTTTTACAAGCAGGACTTAGTGAGCTGGAAAAAAATACAATTGATCAGCTGATTCAAGAAAGACTTGAAGCGAGAGCCGCGCGAAATTGGTCAAGAGCTGATGAAATTCGTATCTCACTTGCCAATCAAGGCATCGAATTGGAAGATGGCCCCAACGGGACCACCTGGCGTAAAAAGGCTGAATAA
- the truA gene encoding tRNA pseudouridine(38-40) synthase TruA, whose translation MRIALGVEYDGSQYHGWQAQTGLHTVQQVLEAALAKVADSEVSVVCAGRTDTGVHATNQIIHFDCEKQRTIRSWIHGANSYLPKDVCVRWGREMPDNFHARYSASSRRYRYIIYNSPIRPALLRSSVTWQYRQLDHHAMQEASQCLLGENDYTSFRSIECQSNTPMRNVHDLQVTRTGDLVMIDITANAFLHHMVRNIAGVLIAVGSGKKPVTWVKEVLQAKDRRLGAETAPPYGLYLVAVTYPKEFGVIQASPGPLFLWER comes from the coding sequence ATGCGTATTGCCTTAGGGGTTGAATACGATGGTAGCCAGTATCATGGCTGGCAAGCGCAAACGGGTCTGCATACGGTTCAGCAAGTTTTGGAAGCTGCTTTAGCAAAGGTCGCTGACAGTGAAGTCAGTGTCGTCTGCGCTGGCAGGACCGATACAGGTGTGCATGCCACAAACCAGATTATTCATTTTGATTGTGAGAAACAACGAACTATTCGTTCATGGATTCATGGCGCTAATTCTTATCTACCGAAAGATGTCTGTGTCCGGTGGGGAAGAGAGATGCCTGATAATTTTCATGCACGGTATTCAGCGTCATCACGACGTTATCGTTACATTATTTACAACTCTCCGATACGACCAGCGCTCTTGCGTAGCAGTGTAACCTGGCAATATCGCCAGCTCGATCATCATGCCATGCAAGAAGCAAGTCAATGCTTGTTGGGGGAAAACGACTATACTTCATTTCGATCCATAGAATGTCAGTCTAATACCCCCATGCGTAATGTGCATGATTTGCAGGTAACGCGTACTGGCGATTTGGTGATGATTGATATTACGGCAAATGCTTTTCTTCACCACATGGTAAGAAATATTGCGGGGGTGTTGATTGCTGTAGGTTCTGGTAAAAAACCAGTAACCTGGGTAAAAGAAGTATTACAGGCGAAAGATAGACGCTTGGGTGCCGAAACAGCCCCTCCTTATGGTTTATATTTGGTAGCTGTTACCTACCCCAAAGAGTTTGGTGTAATTCAGGCAAGTCCGGGGCCTTTATTTTTATGGGAGCGTTAA